The genomic segment ccctaaccttcTCTCTTAACCAAATATTTTGAGTGGAATAATCCAAAAGTTTAAGGCTTAACATATTAATTTAATCATAAATGAAACATCACTTATTTCTTAACCTTGATcatatttcttaaatttgatCATATATTTATAGGTATTTATCTAGTAATGTTTATGTTTCTGTTGTCTTAAATAttgcataataaaaatgttttaagtaaatGATTCAAGCAAAATCTGATGGTTATCTTCcttatttaaataacaaattatcAAATGCTCATTCCTCCtgaatgtctttctctctctttttctttctttttttttttttttttttttttgcctttttgtctttttagggccacagccaccacatacggaagttcccaggctaggggtctaatcagagctgtagctgccagcctacgccagagccacagcaacgtgggatcccagccgcatctgcgacctataccacagctcacagcaatgccagctccttaacccactgagcgaggccagaaattgaaccctcatccttatggatactagtcagattcatttacactatgccacaacgggaactcctgaaagtctCTTAAAGTAAAAATTTGGAATCGGTTTTATGGGAAGAAACTGACTTACCATAAATGTTAAATATCCTTCATCAAATAGTTCTCCTGGTCATTTTCACATGGACCAAACATCCACACTGGGCCCAGTAAGTACTTGTTTCCTCCACGTTTTTGGAACTTGATATTCCCGCTAGGTTTGGTAACAGTGTTCCCCAGTCAGAATGACAAAAGAACTTTGCATTAATAAAGAGAATTTAGAGCCATAGTCAAATTCACAGGCAATAAACTCCCCCTTTTTCTTACACTGAAAGTCTTTTCATATTCATGTGTCAAATGTGTCTAATTTAATAAAATCTCCTACTTTGGGGGGAAAATATAAGGCTTTGCAATGTCATTTGCATACAAAAGCCTGCCAAAAAATTTCAGCTAAAACAttcaatttaaaactttaaaaggaaaCGTATTCTTTTCCCCATAATCTGGTGCTGAGGGACATTTAAGAAGGTCAACAGCAAACTAAAGGGTTTCTGAGCTCCGCGGCTCAGAGATTTGAAATACTATAACATATGAAGAAGGAGAGAAACTTCTGATGGTGAACCTCAAAGAGAGaaggcttggggtggggtggagcgaGGAGTGATAACTTCCTGGGCTTAGCCGTGGGCCTGGTCAGAGCAGATAATCAGTATGtacttcttttgtgtgtgtgtgtgtgtgtttttgctatttctttgggccgctcctgcggcatatggaggttcccaggctaggggtcgaatcggagctatagccaccggcctacgccggagccacagcaacgcaggatccgagccacgtctgcaatctacaccacagctcacggcaacgccggatccttaacccactgagcaagggcagggaccaaacccgcaacctcatggttcctagtcggattcgttaaccactgcgccacgacgggaactccagtatgtacTTCTTGAATGGATGAATCAAGGAATGAACCAATGAATAAAGAAACAGAGCACCCTGGAGCAGAGGTGGTGGGAAAGTGGGAGAGCCCATACGCATGCTACTCACCGAGCTGTTGACACAAGAAAGCAGGACTGTCTTTGTATTCCTGCTGCGTGATACCAGGCCTGGTACACAGATGGTGCTCATCTAATGCTCTGCATTGAATTTTGGCTTAGCCAGTGATCATTAGGTATGATCAGCCCAACAGTAGCACAGGCTGCCTGACAATCCTTGAGCTCCCATTTCCTCCACACTCATCCATGAGCTGACAGCTCAGCCAAGAAGTGCAGGGGGCCTGTGTGGACCACCACGAGGAGGGAGGTTGGAAAAACACTCCAAGTCTGTCTCAGCCCCGCAAAGATCTCTTCCAACATCCAAACAACAGGACccgatgttttattttatttatttattttgtctttttagggctgcacccgtggcatacggaggttcccaggctagaagtcaaatcggagctgtagctgcaggcctacaccacaggcacagtaatgcaggatccgagccacatctgcaacctataccacagctcagagcagtgctggatccttaactcactgagcgaggccagggatccaacctgagtcctcatggatgctagtcagattcatttctgctgagccacgatgggaactctaggaccCTATATTTTAGTTGGAAGCAAGCGGGCCTGCTAAAGTCTGTTGAAAGACcacaacttcttctttttttttttttttttttttaagtctttattaAAACCCCAGAAGTTCCCataggttaagaagccaacatctCCAGGAgtatgcaggtgtgatccctggcctcactcagtgggttaagaacctggtattgccccaagctgcagcgtaggtcgcagatgtggctctgatccagtgttgcagctccccttgcctggggacctccatatgcagcacctttggccctaaaatgtaaagaaagagaaagaaaggaaggaaggaaggaaggaaggaaggaaggaaggaaggaaggaaagaaagaaagaaagaaagaaagaaagaaagaaagaaagaaagaaagaaagaaaaaaagaaagaaagaaagaaagaaagaaagaaagaaagaaagaaagaaagaaagaaagaaagaaaggagagagggaggaaagaaaacctGGAGAGATGATAGGGCCCTCAGGGCATGCCCCTCAGGTGACCAGGCCCCCAGTGAAAGAGGACAGTTCCCAGTCTGAGAAGCACAAGCTGTCATTAGCATAATTAACAGCACCCCTGCCCTGCAGCCACCTCTTCTTCTCAGTTGCCCAGGGTTCAGAGTGCTCTCCAGTCCACGGCCCTATCCAGTCCACAGTCCACAGATAGCACAAGCGGCTCAGCAGCACAACACCAACAAAAGGGTTTGCATGTCTCACAGGCAGTATTTTCCAGTGTTAGTCGTGACCCATTAGTGAGTCATGACATTACCTCAGTGACTCCCAACCAACCAAGATTTTTCATAAATAGAATGCAGTGCAaaagatggaacagaatagaaaattttAGAATACTCCAGAGATATAGGGGTACATTGTTCCGTGaaaagtttgttttataaatatatataggatgtgaacatataaaatgaaattctgacTGTGGGTTGAAGTCCCCCAAATTTGAAAGCCTCTGCTATAAAAGTTTAGCAGGAAAACAATGATAGTTCAGAGTAAGGGTTAAGTATCGGATTTATCAAAGTGGGATTCCCAACCCGGCTACAGACAGGCTCAGTAACTTCGGTCACACTGCTCACTCCTCTGAGCCTggttcctcatctgtagagtggGTAGGCTCCACAAGCCCATGCGTGACATGTGACATGCAATAAACACTCAATAAAGGACGAACTCTAGAAGAACATCCCATTTGATGGGGTCTCGGAGTCAACCTGGCGGCTCCAGGCCTCATGACACATGCGCATCCACAGGGAGGCTCCACAGGACCCAACTAGAAAgagcctccctcacccccacaaGCGTGGCAGTTGGCTCTTAAATACCTGTGCTGGGGCTTTGAAATGATAGAAACAGCAGGAACCAAACCCTTTAATGCTGGGCTAAAAACGAGGGGGCTTTTTTCTTAAATCAGGGCTCGGTCCTAAGGAAACCCAGTGCTCTGAAGTGGCTGACTAGCCACAGCATGGAACGTGCATCCAGCAGCAGAAGCCCAGGTAGAAGCCCCCAGAGCTGCAGCCCTGGTTTGGACAGAGGCTTCtggaagaagggacaaagaggtcTTTGCGATCTCTATAGATGCTGGGACTTCCAAGGAGCTCGCCTCcgtcccagccctgcctgccttctCTTCCAGACAGCCAGTCATCAGCATCAATCTCAGTGATGCTGCCCAGGGCGCTCGCTGGCCTCCTGCCATCCCTGTCCATCCCCCCATGAAAGGAGCGCTTAGGAGGGAGACTAAGCCCAAACCAACGAGACTGCATCCCAGAACGTGGGAAAACAGACACACTCGGAAAGCCAGGGAGAAAAACAGCAATGAGGAGGTGAAATGGAGGAAAGCTGTGACAAGAAGAGACAGAGTAAaagaaaattgggaaaaaataaacagaaaggacAAAGGGAAAGCAAACCAAAAAGTAAGGGTAAAACGAAAAGGAgatcaaaagaggaaagaagttaCGGAAGAAGCTATGAAGACAAGAGACTGTCCCTAATTCTCCACTGTTTTGCTCACTGTTCCTTCAGAAGGAGCAGGGCCTGGGCACCAcagagcagggagaagggagagaggggctCTGGGAGTCCCCGTGGCCGTCTCCTCCTCACGAGCCTGGTCCTAAAGTCCATCAGGGACACTCAGGATGCGGGCTCAATGCCTTTGGAGAAAGAGGCTCCAGAAGCTGCCAGATTccagcagggctggggagagaCACACCCCATGCCTACTTCCAGGTGTCACCTCAAGTGTTCCCAGCCCTGATCCCCTCCCCCAGAGGCCTGGCTTCCGTTGCCAGACAATTCCGATCCATCACAGACTCTGTTTTGTCACCCTCAGAGGGCCCCTCTCTCCCATCTCTGTGGGCTCCATCCTGTATCCGACACATTCCAGGGTACCCGGGTGTTTTACTGGTGGCCTGTGGGGCTCAGCTCCACTTTTGGCATTTCAGAAAGTTCAGGGAGCAAAGAACAGAGGCCTATAACCATGGCCTGGGCCTGGCAACATGGGGATGTCTTGGCTTGTTTGGAAGGGaaccccaccctgcctccccttGGGGGCCAGGAGAGGATCTGGCTTGGCGCTCACTCCCTCGCCGGACCTCTCTTGTCTTCTCCAGCTTCCAAATCACAGAGAAGAGGCTCAGTGACGGATGGGAGAACATAACCCAGCACAACCCAGGCCATTTGTGAGGGGCTCAGGCCTGGACCCAGGGGGGCTCTGACCTCaaacccctccccacctctcaccCAACATGTGAAGGCCTGAGCCCAAATCTAGGTCCCTCCAGCTAGAAGGAGCAGGAGCTAAGCTTATCATGGTTTCTCAACACAGGCTCCTGCAGCAAAAAGGCAGGGATGGATctagagggaggaagagggagaaaaggaaactctatcAAGAAGGAACCCCAGCCTCAGGAACTCTCTAGGGGGTGAGGCCTCACAGACATCCCCAGATCCTTGGGGAGGGGCAAAGGGTCTTAACAGGCAGTCTTGCTGTACTGAAACTCCAGTGTCTGGGGCCCAGACGGAGAGCCGAAGAAAGGGGAGGGAAGCTAGCACGTGGCCAGGCGGGGCCAGGAGGGGATGAGGCACAGAGCTAAAGGCTCTGCAGGCCCTGGGCCTGCAACCGGGGCCCAGAGCGACTCCTTGCAGGGCCATACCTACCAGCTGCCATGTTTACTCCCCCAAATCTGAGGTTTTCCCTTAAAAcagaggctggggaggtgggacTCAGTCAGCCCTGTCAGCCTGGCTCAGGTGGTCATGAAGGGCAGCCCAAGTCACTTAAGGCTTCCCAAGCTGCCTTTGAGGCAGAAATACACACAACCTTTGAGCACCCCTGCTCTGTCTGCAGGAAGGTGGACAAAATGCTCAAAATACAGTAAAAGCAAGGGTCAGGACCCAAAGGGGTCTCACTCCCTGTTTCTGTGGACTCTCTGTGGGGTGCCTGTGTGCAGGATTTCTGCAGAAGATAGTCCATTTTGTTAAGCCTTTGAATATTCAAATTGAAAGTATCGCGCAATCATTGATTGTCAAATCATGGGTTTCTAGAGGTTTTAAATACTTGgcatgagggggaaaaaactcaAACCTATACCCAAAggtataaaacattaattctgTTTGTCTCCTGCTCCAGGAACCTGGGTGCAGCTGGATGCTttgtgaaactttaaaaatgttgcaTCTCTGCCTCTCCCCCTGCACAGGAGCACTCCCAGGCGCAGagtccctgcagctgcagcatccaGTCACCAACCCAGCTTCTGCTGACCACGATGTCGGGTAACTCGGCTGCTTCTCCTGGGGTAGGGTCACGGGTCACACGGGCGAGGGGCATTTTGATCCGGGTGAATTCCCAGGGCTTTTCCTGCATGGAACAGAGAGGCACAAAGTCAGGGCCTGCAAGTGGGAGCTGGGGATCCCGAGGGCACGGGCCACTCTGCGGCCGCTCCCATTCGGCGCCTGCTCCCCagggcagaggccctgaggcCCAGTTGGCCGCTACAACCTCCGAGTAGCCGGGTCCACCACCGGCCTTAAGcttggccacagctgtgaccctggGACTTCGCAGCGCGGACTCTGCGCGCCCAGCAGCGGCGGCGGGGGGAGCCAGAGGCTCACGGTGAGCCCGGGACGCCGGCCGGGCGCGCCGGCCGCTCAGAGCTGAGCCGTGGCGGTCCCTGTGCGGATCCGGGGCCGCACCCGGAGCCCACCGGGGCGGCGGATCCCGCGAAGTAGTCGCGGGGAGACTCTGGATCGCGGAGAGGGCGCGCCCCCCTGGCTTGCTAGGCAGGCGCGGGATTCCCTGGATCCGGGCGACCGACGGCGAGACTTCCTTTCCGGGGGGAACCCCTAGCTGCCGACCCGGCCCGGGGGGCTCCCTGCTGTCTTGCTGCGGTCTCCGCAGTGACCAGGCGAGGCGCTGGCGGCCCGGCACTGTGGCCTGGCGCCCCCGGTGATCGCGCGGCCCGCCCCTCCCCGCGCGGCTCCCCAGCGCTCCCTGCAGGGTCGAGGTCAGGGCCGGAGTCGCGGCGCTGGGCTTCCGCGGCCACTCCCGCCACCAACGAGGGCCCAGCCAGACCTACTCACCGCAGCTCCGCCGGGCCGCTCCCGGGGCGCAGCacgccctcccagcctcccctcgGGCGCGCCCGGCCTCTCCCGCAAGCCGGGCAGCCCGGCGCGGCTCCGCCAGCCCCGGGGGCGGCCCCTTCCGAAGGGCGGCCTCCCGGCCGAGAGCGCGACCCTCCGTGCCCCCGACGCTTTCCGGAGCTCGCGCTGCGCGGACTCCACTCGGAGCCTCCGTGCGCCGCGGGGAAATGCCGGCcccagaaagggagggggtggggagagaggggaagaggggcGAGCGGGAGCTGGGCCtaaggtgggaggagggaaagatgGAGAGGGGGAAAGGCGGGGAGAAAGGGGCCGAGGGAGAGAAAGcagactgagaaaaaagaaaaaagactgagagGGCGGGAGCTCTCGGGCTTCATCCCTTTACCGGGGTCTGTCTAGCGGGTCTCTCACCAGCCCAAGGACGAGGCTGCCTCGGGGCCGGCTTCCAGGCCAAGAGCCTGTAGATGTCAGAGGATCCCCAGAAACCACATCTGGCCTGGTGGAGCAGGAAGGGGCTCCGAGCTTCCCCTGGAGCGGGAGTGGGGTGGGCTGGAGCAGCTGTTCTGGTGCTCGGCCCCATCCCAGGTTCCTAACATCCTCTCCTCGCCCACAGCCCAGGTTTCCCTAACTCAGCCAAGGGGGTGGGCTCCCCTCGTCTGGTCTGCACATTTCTGAGCACATGAACCTCTGTGCTATTGGTCTGGGGATAGGGCCCAGCCTGGGGAGGGTGGCCTCACAGATTTCCATAGGTTTTGTTTCCACACGGACCCTGAAACCTGCCCACAGTCTCTCTTGTCCTTGTGAGTCTGAGAAATCTGGATTTCTTTCCCATCTGTCTTTGAGTGTGCTTTTCGCATTCTCCAGACCTAGGCACCTGGCCTCAGGTGCCACGGTTTGTAAAGAagaccccccaccaccacctcccacaccccccaccacctccccccacaccccagcctgACACCCAGACGTCACACTTGATCACTGACTCGGTTGCCTTTCCCCAGAAAAACCTAAGGTGTATCAAGGTGTCCGGGTGAAGATCACCGTGAAGGAGCTGCTGCAGCAAAGAAGGGCGCACCAGGCAGCCTCAGGGGGAACTGTAAGCATCACCCCTTCGCTTCGTCCCAACTCGCGTCCAACTTCCCGCAGCCCTGTGTCTGGGAGGGTGTAGAAGGCCACCCTAGGCCCAGTTGCCATCCCCAGGCCTGGGCTTCCTCAGCAGTTCTTGTAACTTCCGAGCCCACCTTCTTCCCAGTTCACCACAGGACCTCACAGAGAAGAGCTGGGGTGTGCTGTGGGGCTCAGGATTTGGAGGAGCCCCTCCCTGTCTGATCATACTTGAGTATTAGAGGGTGTTGGTCCATTGCAGAGAGAGGAGCAGGCAGCAGGTAAGTAGGCTGTTATTCTGCAGGAAGACAGCGTATGTGTGCCCTCTCATCCGCAAAGAAAATCTCTCCCGGAAACTTCCTTTTCGGGAGCCCTTCAAGGAGAGAGTATCTGTGGAACATCCCCCCTCCCTCTTCACTCTTCTGGAACCCAGCCTCTGAGGTCTTTGATCTGTAAGTCACCAGGCAGTGAAATGTCCCAGCTGAAGGGGGCCATGTATCCTCAGAGGAGACAGCTTGGAATATAGAACCACCTCCTTAAGATGTAATGAAGCCTTAAGCACTTCCAGGTTATCACGAGATTGATCTGGGCACGTGTAAGTGTGCCCTGCCACTTTATGTACATCCTGGAGCAGATGGTACTACCTACCGAGAGTGCGCAGGGTAGCAGCAGAACCAATAAACTAGAAGGGGCGCTTCATTGATGAGTGCAGTGCCCTTGATCACCATTGGGTTGGGCTGGGTGTGGATGTTGGCTGTGATGGATGGGGCCTATGTTGCTAGTGTTAGGACTGGTCCTGTGTCCAGCTTATTGGCATCTGTTTCACAGCAGTTTTTGTGTCTGGTACTGTTTGTGTGCAATGCTCAACTTCATGAAACGGGCCTCTGAGGGCAGAGGCAAATGCCATAGGAGTGGTGAACACAGGTTCTAGAACTAGTGAATTAAGTTCAGACCTCAAGTCCTCCATGGTGTGACTCCTCCAGCAAGTTATTCGGTCTCGaagtttcctcatcttcaaattGGAGATGTGGGATTTTGTGAGGATTAGACGAGTTATCACACATAAGCACTTAGAAGAGTGCTTTCCGCTTAGAAAGCACTCGACAGGTATTagctatcattattatttgtGAAAAGTAACTAAAATCAAATTTAACCAGGGATTGAAAGCCAGCTACTCAGTAATGTTCATTCACGCCCTTTGCTCAGAGCTCAGTGCTCTGGTGTGGGCTTTGCTGTAAGATGGCTTGTACAACACACACTGACATCTGCAGAAGTGAATACTTTCTATGCAGAATTTTCAGCTAACACCATAAAACATCCTTCCTTTTGTAGAGGATTTTCCAATGGTTTAAAGCATTTTGGCACACTCACTATTTCTTTTAGCTCTTATAACAGCCAGGGAGGAAAGCAGATCCAGGGATCTATATGCCTCTATCAGTGCTGAAGTTCAAAGTCTTGCAGTTACTAATGTCAGGGCAAAAAGTAGGACCAAGGTCTTCttagttttaatattaaaaaagaaatcttcccaCCGATTGGCTGCCTAAATTCATCTTTCTGCAGATACAGCAGTGCAGAGCAGGAGCCTGGAAGCCTCAACTATCAATCCTTTCAGTTCAGagattattacaaaattaataaaaccaggAACAAGGGAACTTGGAAATACTagtattaccaaaaaaaaaaaaaaaaaattcatcaagatGTTCCTAACAAAATGCAATCTCTCTTTAAGGAGCTTTGGTACCAACTCTACACCTGGAGAAGCCCCACCAGCACATGGCAATTTTATTACTCTTGGCCTCTTACTGATTGGCTTGGCCACTGTTTCTGTTAGTTAACTGCTGGGATGAAAGCAAGGCTGAAACATTTCACTTGTGTATCTGACCATTATCTGTTCCCCAAAGCAATGTGACTTCTCTAAGCTTTTCTGAATTCCTCCCTGAGAAAAATTCAAGCCGTTCTTCTGAACCCGTGCCTTGCAGGAACAGGCAGAGCAAAGCGAACCCTACTTTGCTCTCAGGAAGATTCTCTCCACCCAGAGCCTCCCAGGCACAGAGGAGTAATAGAGGGATGATTTAATTACGAGAGCCAGATGTAGCATCCCTCTCTGGGAACCAACAGAAGGACCTGGGGGCCTAGGACAGCTCTGAGGTATACTCAGTATGCATAGGTGACAGTTAGCAGGGGGTGTGCACAGCTGCTTCTGGTCTAACCCGAGATCATCTCCGATTTGTTCAGTGGTTGAAGGATGTCTCTGGAAAGCTTTAAGTCAAGGAAAGAGTTAATGTTATCAAATACGGGAAGCAGGAAGAAATGTGTCATCATTTGTCATAAAGTCAGAGCAATATGCAGTTTGAAATTTTAAGAAGGCAGTCCTGAATTGAGACAAATGTTAGGGTCTCAAAACAGGGCCAGGAGCCAGGAGAAACATGTGCATGCCAGATTTGTAAATTTGGTTTAGAAACTGAACTTCAGCCGGATCCGTTTACAAACAGCCTCATACATGTACACGCGTGCGCACACCCACCTCCTACCTTTAGGATAAAGGGAAACTTAAAGTTAGTACTTATCCAAAGATATAATTTAGCGTTTTTTCgaccactaatttttttttctttaaacagccTTGGTGCGTTTTTATAAATTGTAGATTTGGGATTTTGGTGCTGTTGGAAATCTAAGAGAGAGAAGTCTTTCTTTGTATTCTTGCAGCAAAGTAAGTGAGGGAACCCATGACTAGAAAGATAATATCAAGTAGGATATTGTAAACATACCTGAGGGAGATAACCTGGGGAGGCCTACAAACAGACCGTTCCCGGGGAGGCCTGGGCTTACTGAGAGCTCCACAATGAAGCCGGGTTTTTCAAACCCATTCCTTCCAAGTGCTTGAGCTCAAGCTGCAGCCAAATATTTGCATAAAGAGCTGGTGAAGGCTTCCAGCTTCCTGGTTCATGACATTACAGCGTggatcattttcaaaattaacacCACCTCCTGTTTGAGCAGCGGCTGGCCGTGCAGTCCCCGGTGGCTTGATGTGCTGGAGTGAGTATACCCTGCAAGCCAGCGGAGAGGTGTGCTGAGCTCTGCTTCCTCACTCAGACTCTCAGCGCAGTGCTGGTCCCTTTAAACTTTAAAGGCACCACCagaaacctaaagaaaaaaaaaaaaaaaaaaggcctaaatTACTTGTACAGTTAATCAATTTAACTGGAAGACACGGGCTGCTTTACTTTGAATAGTTAGAAGAAACAGTCTCCAAAATTTCAGGTATTTAACTGTCATTGTGAAAAAAGCAACTTTtatagaaaatagtaaaaaactTACAAAGTGCTATTTCCCATCCCCTAACCAGAATAGAGATGAGCTCCAGTTCACGGACTCCAACtcgaaaatattttctatttgaacGTTTCATAGCTAGTTAGAACATGTGAATGTTTTTAGCTGTCTGGGATGAACAAAATTAGGAATTGTGTCCTTTGGGGGAAACCGATTTCTACGGCTATCAGTCACCAGAGGAAGCTGATGTATGAAAATTTTGAGGAAGGTGATTGACAAAGTTATAGCTAGTTGGATTAAGTAAATCTTAGTCctcattcattttaaagaatttaatagAAAGGCCCTTTCCTGAGTTTTCTTGAACTGTTAATTTCTGTaatataaactcatttattttgttcaaaattaATAACCTTTACAATTTAAGTGGGAGAATctgatattagaaaaaaatccccaagcaaaaataaaattgaatcttAGTCAAATACAACTTTGGTTGTGTTTGACAACAGTgagtattttaagaagaaaagactCTGGCTTACCTTAGCGCAGAAGGCAACATGGTTCACGTCAAAATGTCTTAGCTTTCCTTTCACAGAACTTCTATTTCACTTTGCTCTGTGGTCATATTCTTGCTTTCACAGCTGTCCGGAGGCACCAGTGTCCACCTTGCAGATCCAGACTCACCATCTCCCTCAGGTCAGTAGAGCCAGCCTTACAATTCCCTCAAAAACACTAAGAAAAGTCTATCTTGCCAGCCTTTCAGTGCTTGATTCAGGGGTTCAGATAGGCACCACCATTTAATTGGAATCCAACCAATCAGAAGGTGAAAAAAAGGCATGGTGACTCCAGATGGAAGCCCAGAGAGGAAACAAATGCAACATTTTGTCCTCATTTCTGCACTGTCTGTTCCTGCTCTCTGCTCTGTCCCAAGAGCTTGTACTTCCCCTTTGTTCCAGGTCCTCATCTCCATGTAACTAAACTTGATTCAAAGATCAGCACTGTTTCCAGAGACCTATTATCTTTTTTGAATGTACTGCTAGATGGAACACAGAACATCCTGAGGCCCTAGAATAATGCCTTTGCCCTTGTTTCATTTAGTGTCTAGCCGACAGGGgcttccctcccccttcttttctctcttcccagaaAGCAGTTCAAACAAGTATAAGTTTTCTCAGCCCATTAGGACTAACTCTATTACATAAACACTCCTACCTATGCCACTCAAGGGCTCAGAGTTTAGGCAGGTCATATATAAGGAAACCTGTGCAATGGGAAGCTCCCCGCTGAAGGTGCCAATTTACCTAAACTTTAAAGGAGCCTCGAGaccacagaaactccagagtCCTGGCCTTCCTCCGGGGGAAACACTCTCCGCCTGTCTTCTTTGAGCATTTAAGGACAGTAGTTAGAAACAAAGGCTCTTAGTAGTTAGCAAGGAAAGGAGTCATGTTTTCAGAATTATTCCGCTTTGGGATTTAACACCTCCTTTTAACTCCATGATCTTGTTTACCACGTTCACGAAGGAAACATTTTTGCTTTCCGTAATATAAAGCAAGCAGTAGGAATTTGTACTCCCCgtttctgttttctgtgtttctcaTGCACGTTGCCATTGGCAATACTCCTCATAATGTAAGTTACTGAGTAAGTGTGAAAAGTTTAAGTAAGCAGTTAACCCTAGATCAGGAGAATTATTTCCCATGGcatcaaatgttttcttaaagccTCAAGCACCTCTGTAAGTCACTTCTGAAAGATGAGGTGCCCTTGGACTGAAGGTAGGGGCCGGTTATTGGCGCTCGATAGTCCAAGAAAGTAGAGAGTGGATGCTTGCGCTTGACTGGGATGGTTGGACAGAGGTGAGATCACCATTCTTTGCTTCTGGCCTGGCCAGTTCCTACATTACTAACCAGATTCATTTCACTGCACTTGAATTAGCTAAGGCAACTGAAAAATCCCAATCGCTTGCCTGTTTACTTTTCTCAAACTTCTTAAGCCCCCTTTCCCCTTAGATATAGTAAATATTCGGCATATAAAACCATACTTCATTCACATCTGGAagtgcattttttaaacaaaaatctgtccttttcccttttcttctaggACTGTATTTTGAGCCTGAACCAATTCCTTCCATGCCCAATTATTTCCAGCCCCGAGAATTCTCCAGTTGTGTTTCTTGTGAAGAAAACCCAAGCTGCCTCGACCAGATCTTCGATTCCTACCTTCAGGCAGAGACACACC from the Sus scrofa isolate TJ Tabasco breed Duroc chromosome 9, Sscrofa11.1, whole genome shotgun sequence genome contains:
- the LOC106507828 gene encoding uncharacterized protein LOC106507828 codes for the protein MRKAHSKTDGKEIQISQTHKDKRDCGQVSGLLSLPRPLSPRLSPSPSFPPPTLGPAPARPSSPLSPPPPFLGPAFPRGARRLRVESAQRELRKASGARRVALSAGRPPFGRGRPRGWRSRAGLPGLRERPGAPEGRLGGRAAPRERPGGAAEKPWEFTRIKMPLARVTRDPTPGEAAELPDIVVSRSWVGDWMLQLQGLCAWECSCAGGEAEMQHF
- the COLCA1 gene encoding LOW QUALITY PROTEIN: colorectal cancer-associated protein 1 (The sequence of the model RefSeq protein was modified relative to this genomic sequence to represent the inferred CDS: deleted 2 bases in 1 codon) — protein: MALQGVALGPGCRPRACRAFSSVPHPLLAPPGHVLASLPFLRLSVWAPDTGVSFRFTLTFWFAFPLSFLFIFSQFSFTLSLLVTAFLHFTSSLLFFSLAFRVCLFSHVLGCSLVGLGLVSLLSAPFMGGWTGMAGGASALGSITEIDADDWLSGREGRQGWDGGELLGSPSIYRDRKDLFVPSSRSLCPNQGCSSGGFYLGFCCWMHVPCCG